In Kytococcus sedentarius DSM 20547, the sequence CGTGAGACCGAAGGTGTAGTTGCCCTTGCCGTCGAACTGCTTCGGCGACAGGCCGCGGAAGTCGCGGATACGGGGCAGCGCCACCGACACCAGGCGGTCCAGGAACTCCCACATGCGGTCGCCACGCAGGGTGACGTTCGCACCGATGGGCATGCCCTCACGCAGCTTGAACTGCGCGATGGACTTCGTGGCCCGGTTCACCCGCGGCTTCTGGCCGGTGATGGTGGTCAGGTCGCGGATCGCGCCGTCGATGAGCTTGGAGTCGCGGGCGGCGTCGCCCACACCCATGTTCACGACGACCTTGGTGACGCCGGGGATCTGCATCACGTTGGCGTAGCCGAACTCGGACTTCAGCGCCTCGCGGATCTCAGAGCGGTAACGCTCCTTCAGACGCGGCACCGGACGCTCGGCCGGAGCAGCGGTCTGCTCGGTCATCTCAGTGGTCTCACTCATGCCAGGTCCTTGCCCGAGCGCACGGACACGCGGGTCCGGGTGGCCTTGGTGCGGCCGTTGCGCTCGACGTTCTCGACACGCGTGCGAACGCGGGTCGGCGTGTTGGTCT encodes:
- the rplE gene encoding 50S ribosomal protein L5, which encodes MSETTEMTEQTAAPAERPVPRLKERYRSEIREALKSEFGYANVMQIPGVTKVVVNMGVGDAARDSKLIDGAIRDLTTITGQKPRVNRATKSIAQFKLREGMPIGANVTLRGDRMWEFLDRLVSVALPRIRDFRGLSPKQFDGKGNYTFGLTEQSMFHEIDQDKIDRVRGMDITVVTTAETDDEGRALLRALGFPFKEN